From Sparus aurata chromosome 9, fSpaAur1.1, whole genome shotgun sequence, a single genomic window includes:
- the slc4a10b gene encoding sodium-driven chloride bicarbonate exchanger isoform X5 encodes MDTADQGAQVEPLLPTRSDDEAVVDRGGTRSQQGTNFEKEDLEGHRTLYIGVHVPLGSTRHRSHRRHRHHGNKHKKRLSERAPTLVEGRESPLYDTPSQRVQFLLGTEDDDEEHIPHDLFTEMDEICLRDGEDSEWRESARWLKFEEDVEDGGERWSKPYVATLSLHSLFELRSCIINSTVLLDMRANSIEEIADMVLDHQELYAPLGDALRKKVRETLLKQHHHQNQKKLANRLPIVRSLADMGRRASELHLDKNDQMSSSQSQLAGPDGKGDASRDNSSVDFSKIDLHFMKKIPPGAEACNVLVGELEFLNKPVVAFVRLSPAVLLNGLAEVPIATRFLFILLGPLGRGPQYHEIGRSIATLMTDEVFHDVAYKAKDRNDLIAGIDEFLDQVTVLPPGEWDPSIRIEPPKNVPSQEGRKKSNILPNGLVEGEEEEEQDGHGGPELQRTGRWFGGLLLDIKRKTPHYLSDYTDAFSLQCVASFLFLYCACMSPVITFGGLLGEATEGRISAIESLFGASLTGIAYSLFAGQPLTILGSTGPVLVFEKILFKFCKEYGLSYLSLRTCIGLWTAFLCIMLVATDASSLVCYITRFTEEAFASLICIIFIYEALEKLIHLGDHYPFNKNNNLDKLTTYSCSCVEPSDPTNATLKYWEVTNVTASEIYWEALEVKDCIENRGEFVGSACGPKGPYVPDVLFWCVILFFSTVIMSAFLKNFKFSNYFPTKVRSVISDFAVFFTILTMVLVDYALGIPSPKLQVPSVFKPTRDDRGWFINPLGPNPWWTAVITVVPALLCTILIFMDQQITAVIINRKEHKLKKGCGYHLDLFMVGIMLGVCSLMGLPWFVAATVLSISHVNSLKLESECSAPGEQPKFLGIREQRFTGLMIFTLMGCSVFMTSVLKFIPMPVLYGVFLYMGASSLKGIQFYDRLTLFGMPAKHQPDFIYLRHVPLRKVHLFTIIQLTCLIMLWVIKTSKAAIVFPMMVLALVFIRKLMDCFFTKRELSWLDDLMPESKKKKLEDAEEEEEQSIVAEDDGGVQVPLEGYKGIPVINITDEMSKGSFGNTWNANS; translated from the exons ATGGACACCGCGGACCAAGGTGCTCAGGTGGAGCCGCTGCTGCCGACG AGGAGTGATGACGAGGCCGTGGTGGACCGAGGAGGAACGCGAAGCCAACAGGGAACTAACTTTGAGAAAGAAGATCTTGAAG GCCACAGGACTCTCTACATCGGGGTCCACGTCCCGTTGGGCAGCACCAGGCACCGCAGCCATCGCAGGCAccgtcaccatggcaacaaacACAAGAAGAGGCTCAGTGAACGGGCCCCAACCTTGGTGGAGGGTAGAGAGTCTCCTCTTTATG ACACTCCCTCCCAGAGAGTGCAGTTCCTGCTCGGCactgaggatgatgatgaggagcaCATTCCTCATGACCTCTTCACAGAGATGGATGAAATCTGTCTGAGGGATGGAGAGGATTCAGAGTGGAGGGAAAGTGCCAG GTGGCTGAAGTTCGAGGAGGATGTAGAGGACGGGGGAGAACGTTGGAGCAAACCCTATGTAGCCACTCTGTCTCTGCACAGCCTGTTTGAGCTGCGGAGCTGCATTATCAACAGCACCGTGCTGCTCGACATGAGGGCGAATAGCATTGAAGAGATTGCAG ACATGGTCTTGGACCACCAGGAGTTATACGCGCCTCTGGGAGACGCGCTCAGAAAGAAAGTGCGGGAAACCTTACTGAAGCAGCATCATCACCAGAACCAGAAGAAGCTGGCTAACCGCCTGCCAATTGTACGTTCACTTGCTGACATGGGTCGACGGGCATCGGAGCTCCACCTGGACAAGAATG atcagatgtcttcctcccaATCTCAGTTAGCGGGTCCAGATGGAAAAGGGGACGCCAGTAGAGATAACAGTTCTGTCGACTTTAGCAAG ATAGACCTTCACTTCATGAAGAAGATCCCACCAGGGGCAGAGGCCTGTAATGTCTTAGTGGGAGAGCTGGAGTTTCTGAACAAGCCGGTGGTGGCGTTCGTACGTCTGTCGCCAGCGGTCCTGCTCAACGGGCTGGCAGAAGTCCCCATTGCCACAAG GTTCCTGTTCATCCTTTTAGGGCCTCTGGGCAGAGGGCCTCAGTATCACGAGATCGGACGGTCGATCGCAACACTTATGACAGATGAG GTTTTCCATGATGTTGCCTATAAAGCCAAAGACCGCAACGATCTGATCGCCGGGATCGATGAATTTCTCGATCAAGTGACTGTCCTGCCTCCGGGAGAGTGGGACCCGTCCATACGAATAGAGCCACCGAAGAACGTACCTTCACAG gaggggaggaagaagagtaACATTTTACCAAATGGATTAGTagagggtgaagaagaggaggagcaggacggCCACGGGGGTCCAGAACTGCAGCGGACCGGAAG GTGGTTTGGCGGCCTCCTCCTAGACATCAAGCGCAAGACGCCCCACTACCTGTCCGACTACACCGACGCGTTCAGTTTACAGTGTGTggcctccttcctcttcctctactgTGCCTGCATGTCCCCTGTCATCACCTTCGGAGGACTTCTGGGCGAGGCAACAGAAGGACGCATA AGTGCAATTGAGTCGCTGTTCGGAGCCTCTCTGACTGGAATCGCCTATTCCCTGTTCGCCGGGCAGCCGCTCACCATTCTGGGCAGCACGGGGCCGGTGCTCGTGTTTGAAAAGATATTATTCAAATTCTGCAA GGAGTATGGCTTGTCCTATCTGTCGCTGAGGACCTGCATCGGTCTGTGGACGGCTTTCCTCTGCATCATGCTGGTGGCCACAGACGCCAGCTCCCTCGTTTGTTACATCACACGTTTCACAGAGGAAGCCTTCGCCTCGCTCATCTGCATCATCTTCATCTACGAGGCCTTGGAGAAACTCATCCACCTGGGGGACCACTACCCCttcaacaagaacaacaacctGGACAAACTCACCACGTACTC ATGTTCATGCGTCGAGCCCTCTGACCCCACCAATGCTACTCTGAAGTATTGGGAGGTCACCAATGTCACCGCCTCAGAAATCTACTGGGAAGCGCTGGAGGTCAAG GACTGTATTGAGAACCGCGGGGAGTTTGTGGGCAGCGCCTGCGGCCCCAAGGGGCCCTATGTTCCTGACGTCCTCTTCTGGTGTGTCattctcttcttctccaccGTCATCATGTCCGCCTTCCTCAAGAACTTCAAGTTCAGCAATTACTTTCCAACAAAG GTGAGGTCAGTCATCAGTGATTTTGCCGTCTTCTTCACCATACTTACCATGGTCCTAGTCGACTACGCCTTAGGGATCCCCTCCCCAAAACTCCAGGTTCCCAGCGTGTTTAAG CCAACCAGAGATGATCGAGGCTGGTTCATCAACCCTCTGGGGCCGAACCCCTGGTGGACCGCAGTCATCACAGTGGTCCCAGCTCTGCTCTGTACCATCCTCATCTTCATGGACCAGCAGATCACAGCTGTCATTATCAACCGGAAGGAGCACAAACTCAAG AAAGGCTGTGGGTACCACCTGGATCTGTTCATGGTGGGGATCATGCTGGGCGTGTGCTCTCTGATGGGCTTGCCCTGGTTCGTGGCAGCCACGGTCCTCTCCATCAGCCACGTCAACAGCCTGAAGCTCGAGTCGGAGTGCTCGGCTCCCGGGGAGCAGCCCAAGTTCCTCGGCATCAGAGAGCAGCGCTTCACCGGCCTCATGATCTTCACTCTGATGGGCTGCTCCGTCTTCATGACGTCGGTGCTGAAG TTCATTCCCATGCCTGTCTTGTACGGAGTATTCCTGTACATGGGAGCGTCCTCTCTCAAAGGCATCCAG TTCTACGACCGTCTCACACTGTTCGGGATGCCGGCTAAGCACCAGCCAGACTTCATCTACCTACGACACGTACCACTGAGGAAGGTGCACCTCTTCACCATCATCCAGCTCACCTGTTTGATTATGCTCTGGGTCATCAAGACCTCCAAGGCAGCCATTGTTTTTCCCATGATG GTGTTGGCTCTGGTGTTCATCAGGAAGCTGATGGACTGTTTCTTCACcaagagagagctgagctggCTGGACGACCTCATGCCagagagcaagaagaagaagcttgAGGATGCTGAAGAG gaggaggagcagagtaTAGTAGCAGAAGATGACGGAGGAGTGCAAGTGCCATTAGAAGGGTACAA AGGGATACCCGTCATCAATATCACAGATGAGATGTCAAAAGGTTCTTTTGGAAACACTTGGAATGCCAACAGCTAA
- the slc4a10b gene encoding sodium-driven chloride bicarbonate exchanger isoform X4 → MHSENLEAPWRFKYQRSDDEAVVDRGGTRSQQGTNFEKEDLEGHRTLYIGVHVPLGSTRHRSHRRHRHHGNKHKKRLSERAPTLVEGRESPLYDTPSQRVQFLLGTEDDDEEHIPHDLFTEMDEICLRDGEDSEWRESARWLKFEEDVEDGGERWSKPYVATLSLHSLFELRSCIINSTVLLDMRANSIEEIADMVLDHQELYAPLGDALRKKVRETLLKQHHHQNQKKLANRLPIVRSLADMGRRASELHLDKNASLKPTDQMSSSQSQLAGPDGKGDASRDNSSVDFSKIDLHFMKKIPPGAEACNVLVGELEFLNKPVVAFVRLSPAVLLNGLAEVPIATRFLFILLGPLGRGPQYHEIGRSIATLMTDEVFHDVAYKAKDRNDLIAGIDEFLDQVTVLPPGEWDPSIRIEPPKNVPSQEGRKKSNILPNGLVEGEEEEEQDGHGGPELQRTGRWFGGLLLDIKRKTPHYLSDYTDAFSLQCVASFLFLYCACMSPVITFGGLLGEATEGRISAIESLFGASLTGIAYSLFAGQPLTILGSTGPVLVFEKILFKFCKEYGLSYLSLRTCIGLWTAFLCIMLVATDASSLVCYITRFTEEAFASLICIIFIYEALEKLIHLGDHYPFNKNNNLDKLTTYSCSCVEPSDPTNATLKYWEVTNVTASEIYWEALEVKDCIENRGEFVGSACGPKGPYVPDVLFWCVILFFSTVIMSAFLKNFKFSNYFPTKVRSVISDFAVFFTILTMVLVDYALGIPSPKLQVPSVFKPTRDDRGWFINPLGPNPWWTAVITVVPALLCTILIFMDQQITAVIINRKEHKLKKGCGYHLDLFMVGIMLGVCSLMGLPWFVAATVLSISHVNSLKLESECSAPGEQPKFLGIREQRFTGLMIFTLMGCSVFMTSVLKFIPMPVLYGVFLYMGASSLKGIQFYDRLTLFGMPAKHQPDFIYLRHVPLRKVHLFTIIQLTCLIMLWVIKTSKAAIVFPMMVLALVFIRKLMDCFFTKRELSWLDDLMPESKKKKLEDAEEEEEQSIVAEDDGGVQVPLEGYKGIPVINITDEMSKGSFGNTWNANS, encoded by the exons ATGCATTCTGAAAACTTGGAGGCTCCTTGGCGCTTCAAATATCAG AGGAGTGATGACGAGGCCGTGGTGGACCGAGGAGGAACGCGAAGCCAACAGGGAACTAACTTTGAGAAAGAAGATCTTGAAG GCCACAGGACTCTCTACATCGGGGTCCACGTCCCGTTGGGCAGCACCAGGCACCGCAGCCATCGCAGGCAccgtcaccatggcaacaaacACAAGAAGAGGCTCAGTGAACGGGCCCCAACCTTGGTGGAGGGTAGAGAGTCTCCTCTTTATG ACACTCCCTCCCAGAGAGTGCAGTTCCTGCTCGGCactgaggatgatgatgaggagcaCATTCCTCATGACCTCTTCACAGAGATGGATGAAATCTGTCTGAGGGATGGAGAGGATTCAGAGTGGAGGGAAAGTGCCAG GTGGCTGAAGTTCGAGGAGGATGTAGAGGACGGGGGAGAACGTTGGAGCAAACCCTATGTAGCCACTCTGTCTCTGCACAGCCTGTTTGAGCTGCGGAGCTGCATTATCAACAGCACCGTGCTGCTCGACATGAGGGCGAATAGCATTGAAGAGATTGCAG ACATGGTCTTGGACCACCAGGAGTTATACGCGCCTCTGGGAGACGCGCTCAGAAAGAAAGTGCGGGAAACCTTACTGAAGCAGCATCATCACCAGAACCAGAAGAAGCTGGCTAACCGCCTGCCAATTGTACGTTCACTTGCTGACATGGGTCGACGGGCATCGGAGCTCCACCTGGACAAGAATG CCTCACTGAAGCCAACAG atcagatgtcttcctcccaATCTCAGTTAGCGGGTCCAGATGGAAAAGGGGACGCCAGTAGAGATAACAGTTCTGTCGACTTTAGCAAG ATAGACCTTCACTTCATGAAGAAGATCCCACCAGGGGCAGAGGCCTGTAATGTCTTAGTGGGAGAGCTGGAGTTTCTGAACAAGCCGGTGGTGGCGTTCGTACGTCTGTCGCCAGCGGTCCTGCTCAACGGGCTGGCAGAAGTCCCCATTGCCACAAG GTTCCTGTTCATCCTTTTAGGGCCTCTGGGCAGAGGGCCTCAGTATCACGAGATCGGACGGTCGATCGCAACACTTATGACAGATGAG GTTTTCCATGATGTTGCCTATAAAGCCAAAGACCGCAACGATCTGATCGCCGGGATCGATGAATTTCTCGATCAAGTGACTGTCCTGCCTCCGGGAGAGTGGGACCCGTCCATACGAATAGAGCCACCGAAGAACGTACCTTCACAG gaggggaggaagaagagtaACATTTTACCAAATGGATTAGTagagggtgaagaagaggaggagcaggacggCCACGGGGGTCCAGAACTGCAGCGGACCGGAAG GTGGTTTGGCGGCCTCCTCCTAGACATCAAGCGCAAGACGCCCCACTACCTGTCCGACTACACCGACGCGTTCAGTTTACAGTGTGTggcctccttcctcttcctctactgTGCCTGCATGTCCCCTGTCATCACCTTCGGAGGACTTCTGGGCGAGGCAACAGAAGGACGCATA AGTGCAATTGAGTCGCTGTTCGGAGCCTCTCTGACTGGAATCGCCTATTCCCTGTTCGCCGGGCAGCCGCTCACCATTCTGGGCAGCACGGGGCCGGTGCTCGTGTTTGAAAAGATATTATTCAAATTCTGCAA GGAGTATGGCTTGTCCTATCTGTCGCTGAGGACCTGCATCGGTCTGTGGACGGCTTTCCTCTGCATCATGCTGGTGGCCACAGACGCCAGCTCCCTCGTTTGTTACATCACACGTTTCACAGAGGAAGCCTTCGCCTCGCTCATCTGCATCATCTTCATCTACGAGGCCTTGGAGAAACTCATCCACCTGGGGGACCACTACCCCttcaacaagaacaacaacctGGACAAACTCACCACGTACTC ATGTTCATGCGTCGAGCCCTCTGACCCCACCAATGCTACTCTGAAGTATTGGGAGGTCACCAATGTCACCGCCTCAGAAATCTACTGGGAAGCGCTGGAGGTCAAG GACTGTATTGAGAACCGCGGGGAGTTTGTGGGCAGCGCCTGCGGCCCCAAGGGGCCCTATGTTCCTGACGTCCTCTTCTGGTGTGTCattctcttcttctccaccGTCATCATGTCCGCCTTCCTCAAGAACTTCAAGTTCAGCAATTACTTTCCAACAAAG GTGAGGTCAGTCATCAGTGATTTTGCCGTCTTCTTCACCATACTTACCATGGTCCTAGTCGACTACGCCTTAGGGATCCCCTCCCCAAAACTCCAGGTTCCCAGCGTGTTTAAG CCAACCAGAGATGATCGAGGCTGGTTCATCAACCCTCTGGGGCCGAACCCCTGGTGGACCGCAGTCATCACAGTGGTCCCAGCTCTGCTCTGTACCATCCTCATCTTCATGGACCAGCAGATCACAGCTGTCATTATCAACCGGAAGGAGCACAAACTCAAG AAAGGCTGTGGGTACCACCTGGATCTGTTCATGGTGGGGATCATGCTGGGCGTGTGCTCTCTGATGGGCTTGCCCTGGTTCGTGGCAGCCACGGTCCTCTCCATCAGCCACGTCAACAGCCTGAAGCTCGAGTCGGAGTGCTCGGCTCCCGGGGAGCAGCCCAAGTTCCTCGGCATCAGAGAGCAGCGCTTCACCGGCCTCATGATCTTCACTCTGATGGGCTGCTCCGTCTTCATGACGTCGGTGCTGAAG TTCATTCCCATGCCTGTCTTGTACGGAGTATTCCTGTACATGGGAGCGTCCTCTCTCAAAGGCATCCAG TTCTACGACCGTCTCACACTGTTCGGGATGCCGGCTAAGCACCAGCCAGACTTCATCTACCTACGACACGTACCACTGAGGAAGGTGCACCTCTTCACCATCATCCAGCTCACCTGTTTGATTATGCTCTGGGTCATCAAGACCTCCAAGGCAGCCATTGTTTTTCCCATGATG GTGTTGGCTCTGGTGTTCATCAGGAAGCTGATGGACTGTTTCTTCACcaagagagagctgagctggCTGGACGACCTCATGCCagagagcaagaagaagaagcttgAGGATGCTGAAGAG gaggaggagcagagtaTAGTAGCAGAAGATGACGGAGGAGTGCAAGTGCCATTAGAAGGGTACAA AGGGATACCCGTCATCAATATCACAGATGAGATGTCAAAAGGTTCTTTTGGAAACACTTGGAATGCCAACAGCTAA